From Pseudoleptotrichia goodfellowii, a single genomic window includes:
- a CDS encoding ECF transporter S component → MKSIKEDFSLMAILLIPVAVAINMAGFGIVKLLQLPIFLDTVGTIFISFLAGPWIGAIAAILTSIVSGMFDPVYLAYIPTSVFLALVAGFLARFKFGNNVIIKIAVSSLILTTVAVVVSAPITVLVFGGSTGNMTSSITGLFLASGKQIWEAVISSTIITEFADKLVTVIICILILKSMSSRYLIKFKFGEKYINKSKK, encoded by the coding sequence ATGAAAAGTATAAAAGAGGATTTTTCTTTAATGGCTATTTTACTTATACCGGTGGCTGTGGCGATAAATATGGCAGGATTTGGAATTGTAAAGTTACTTCAGTTACCTATATTTTTGGATACTGTAGGAACAATTTTTATAAGTTTTCTTGCAGGTCCTTGGATAGGAGCTATTGCGGCTATACTTACCAGCATTGTTTCAGGAATGTTTGATCCTGTGTATCTTGCCTATATTCCTACTTCGGTTTTTTTGGCATTAGTGGCAGGATTTCTGGCAAGATTTAAGTTCGGAAACAATGTTATAATAAAAATAGCAGTTTCGTCTTTGATACTTACAACTGTTGCAGTTGTGGTTTCAGCACCTATAACTGTATTAGTATTTGGGGGTTCTACGGGAAATATGACTTCTTCCATAACAGGACTATTTTTGGCATCAGGAAAACAAATATGGGAAGCTGTAATAAGTTCAACTATAATAACTGAATTTGCTGATAAGCTTGTGACTGTAATAATATGTATTTTAATACTGAAAAGTATGTCATCAAGATATTTAATAAAATTTAAATTCGGTGAGAAATATATAAATAAATCCAAAAAATAA